The proteins below come from a single Bacteroidales bacterium genomic window:
- the udk gene encoding uridine kinase, with amino-acid sequence MLVIGIAGGSGSGKTTVVRAIIEKLKNADISVLPQDAYYKDLTHIPLEERKKVNFDHPDSIEFSLLCKHISQLKNNQPIQLPKYDYITCTRSHETIPVLPSKILIIEGILIFTHEELRNQIDIKVYVDANPDDRLIRIIRRDTIERGRTYQQALEHYEKFVKPMHEVFIEPTKRFADIIIPQGGANQIAIDILTQFVKQKLLFDIN; translated from the coding sequence ATGCTTGTCATTGGAATTGCTGGTGGAAGCGGTTCAGGAAAAACAACCGTCGTTCGAGCAATTATCGAAAAATTGAAAAATGCCGACATTAGTGTTCTGCCGCAGGATGCTTACTACAAAGACTTGACACACATTCCTCTAGAGGAAAGAAAAAAAGTAAACTTCGATCACCCTGATTCCATTGAATTTTCTCTTTTGTGCAAGCACATTTCACAACTGAAAAACAATCAACCCATCCAGCTGCCAAAGTACGATTATATTACCTGTACTCGTTCGCACGAAACCATTCCTGTTTTACCATCTAAAATTCTTATTATTGAAGGAATATTAATTTTTACTCACGAGGAATTAAGAAATCAAATAGACATTAAGGTTTACGTAGATGCAAATCCAGACGACCGATTGATTCGAATCATTCGTCGCGATACTATTGAGCGTGGAAGAACTTATCAACAAGCTCTTGAACACTACGAAAAATTTGTCAAACCCATGCATGAAGTCTTTATAGAACCTACCAAGCGTTTTGCCGACATCATCATTCCACAAGGTGGAGCTAATCAAATTGCCATCGATATCCTTACCCAATTTGTTAAACAAAAATTATTGTTCGATATAAATTAA